The genomic stretch GTTTCAACACTTGGATTActcctcttcttgttcctcaTTCAGGTTTGAGTTAATGATTACTGGGTATGTATTATTATCACCTAAGTAAGCATATTTCAAACTTGGGGGTAGAATCTTCAGTTCCAACTTTGGTGCCTCCAATTCCATCTTGCCAGGCATTGCCATCATGACTGATTTGTCTATAGCCTCTAGTGGTAGCTCACCACATGAGACTTGTTGATCTTGCTCTTGGGTTTCTTCATATTATTCTTCCTCTAGGACTCCTTAAACCAAGTTTTCAATTGTATCTACCATCATGCATTCACCAATGGCTTCCTTGGGGTAGCTCATTGCCTTGAAGACATTGAAAACCATCTTCTCTTCATGTTATCTCAAGACTATCTCCCCTTATTGAACATCAATTATAGCTCCAGCAGTAGCTAGGAATGGCCTTCCTAGGATGATTGATGTGCTAGCTTCTTCCTCCATGTCAAGCAcaacaaaatcagctgggaagATGAATTCCCCCACTTTCACTAATAGATTTTCCACCACACCATGGGGAAATTTAAACGTTCTGTCAGCCAATTGGAGTGCCATTTTTGTTGGCTTGGCTTCCTCTATTCTCATTCTTTTcatcatggccaaagacatgaggtttatgcttgctCTGAGATCACATAATGCCTTCTCAATGTTCATATCCCCAATGATACAGGGGATTTGGAAACTCCTAGGGTCTTTCAATTTTTGGGGGAGCTTCTTTTGTATTATAGCACTGTACTCTTCAGTAAGTACCATAGTTTCTTTCTCACCCCAGTTTCTTTTCGTTGTCATAAgttcctttaagaacttggcatagagcGGCATTTGCTCTAGTGCCTCAGC from Arachis stenosperma cultivar V10309 chromosome 9, arast.V10309.gnm1.PFL2, whole genome shotgun sequence encodes the following:
- the LOC130949661 gene encoding uncharacterized protein LOC130949661: MEPESKKEEKTSAPSSPKQVLKPYVPQAPYPQRLRKDGKDSQFYRFLEIFRKLQINIPFAEALEQMPLYAKFLKELMTTKRNWGEKETMVLTEEYSAIIQKKLPQKLKDPRSFQIPCIIGDMNIEKALCDLRASINLMSLAMMKRMRIEEAKPTKMALQLADRTFKFPHGVVENLLVKVGEFIFPADFVVLDMEEEASTSIILGRPFLATAGAIIDVQ